The bacterium genome includes the window CGCAAATCAGGAGACGAACACTTTACGCCAGGATCCTGCTGCTTTTCGGATTGCTGGGTGCGGGTGTCCTGATCCTTCATCCAGCCACGGCCTTCCCTATCCGGATCCTCGCCCATTCTTACCGGGAGGCCGGACTGCCGCTGAGCATCGATCTGGTGCCCCTGACCGGTTTCTATTTTCTCAGCGGATTTTTGCTGCGCGACTTTCTTTTGCAGTTTTCCATCCGGCGGGAGATCTTGATCTTAGCGGTCGCGATCGTCGCCGTGATCCAGTATTCCACCCGGGCCTCGATGGATTTGAATCTCAGACGCTACGACAACCTCTTTCTGTCGACTGTCAACGCATTCGCGATGATCTATCTAGTCCTCTCGCTTGCAGCGGTATCGGCCAGGATCAGGCTGGTGCGCCCGGCCTTATCCCGGGTGGGCAGTAAAAGTCTTTTCGTTCTGATTTTTCATTTTATCATCATGCAACATACCGCGCACCGGCTGCAGGGAGCCAATCCGGCATTATCGGTCCCTGCCGGTATTCTGGCTATTCTGGCCGGCGTCGCGCTGCCCGTCCTGTTCGGTGAGTTCGTCAGCAGGAACACCTGGCTCTCCCTGATGTTTTTGCCATTCAAGGCCAACCCCTGGATTCTGAAAAAAACAACCGGAGCCCCCCGTGAGGAAAGCGGATGAGAAGAATTTGAACCGGGGCATCGCCATTCTGATCCTCCTGATTCTGGCCGGAGGCCGTGGGAGTGCATCGGGCAGACCGCCGGCTGGCATGAACGCCGGCTCCGGCGATGTGCACCGGGCCTCGGGGTGCAGCACAGAAAAAGAGGTTGTGGTTGTGCTGGGCTCTTCCACTGCTGCCGGAGTCGGCGCAGTTCCGGCGGACAGCGCCTGGGTCAACCGGTACCGGAGCTATCTGCAGTATTACACGCCAGACCTGGATGTCATCAATCTAGCGGTCGGCGGTATTACCACCTACCAGATCAT containing:
- a CDS encoding acyltransferase family protein, giving the protein MALEKSPGLICRAAPLHFSLSVALELYMVNELKKRNVVIDIAKGISIILVVIGHSPVLVRMIPLNNFLTSFRLPFFFFVSGVFFNYSKPFGRVLADKADALLKPYLVTLLLYGIIEVARHQADPGGYLFGILYGTSHLLPLRWRPLWFLPHLFSVILFSWVFVRITQIRRRTLYARILLLFGLLGAGVLILHPATAFPIRILAHSYREAGLPLSIDLVPLTGFYFLSGFLLRDFLLQFSIRREILILAVAIVAVIQYSTRASMDLNLRRYDNLFLSTVNAFAMIYLVLSLAAVSARIRLVRPALSRVGSKSLFVLIFHFIIMQHTAHRLQGANPALSVPAGILAILAGVALPVLFGEFVSRNTWLSLMFLPFKANPWILKKTTGAPREESG